Proteins encoded in a region of the Ciona intestinalis chromosome 6, KH, whole genome shotgun sequence genome:
- the LOC100182885 gene encoding uncharacterized protein LOC100182885 isoform X3 codes for MAKRELGPVPEFRYKPGEELVVTDEMKTAFDKDGFVLVRGLFTVPEIDKLEKCLKLGHVTKHAFDLPDGEKMNSRMVIFNHPGVDYTGLIGRCRRIVDTTEKLLGGEVYHYHTKINMKQPGTGGSFQWHQDYGYWYKNGILFPDLLSVMVAIHKCDRGNGCLKVLRGSHKLGRIDHIRIGGQNGADLDTLAECKKILEQVYVELEPGDGIFFHCNVLHSSDQNHSDRKRWVIIPCYNRMDNDPYIDHHHARATKLVKVSYVSCFRLNLE; via the exons ATGGCTAAAAGAGAATTAG GACCGGTACCAGAGTTCCGGTATAAACCTGGTGAAGAACTGGTCGTCACTGATGAAATGAAAACAGCTTTTGATAAAGATGGTTTTGTATTGGTAAG AGGTTTATTCACTGTTCCCGAAATTGACAAGTTAGAAAAATGTCTCAAACTTGGGCATGTAACGAAGCATGCGTTCGATTTACCAGATGGTGAGAAAATGAATTCCCGCATGGTTATCTTTAATCACCCAGGAGTTGACTATACGGGTTTAATCGGTCGCTGCAGAAGAATTGTTGACACCActgaaaaa CTCTTAGGTGGTGAAGTATATCATTACCATACTAAAATCAACATGAAGCAGCCCGGGACTGGTGGGTCCTTTCAATGGCATCAGGATTATGG gtaCTGGTACAAGAATGGTATTCTGTTTCCTGACTTGCTGTCTGTGATGGTTGCCATACATAAGTGTGACCGTGGGAACGGCTGCTTAAAG GTGTTGAGAGGATCTCATAAATTGGGACGAATCGACCACATTCGTATTGGAGGACAAAATGGGGCAGATTTAGACACACTGGCAGAG TGCAAGAAGATATTGGAACAAGTTTATGTTGAATTAGAGCCAGGAGATGGAATTTTCTTTCATTGCAATGTTTTACATTCAAG tgACCAAAACCACTCCGATAGAAAACGTTGGGTAATTATACCATGCTACAATAGAATGGACAACGACCCGTATATTGACCATCATCATGCAAGAGCTACTAAACTTGTGAAG GTGTCGTATGTGAGCTGCTTTCGTCTGAATTTGGAATGA
- the LOC100182885 gene encoding uncharacterized protein LOC100182885 isoform X2 — protein sequence MKTAFDKDGFVLVRGLFTVPEIDKLEKCLKLGHVTKHAFDLPDGEKMNSRMVIFNHPGVDYTGLIGRCRRIVDTTEKLLGGEVYHYHTKINMKQPGTGGSFQWHQDYGYWYKNGILFPDLLSVMVAIHKCDRGNGCLKVLRGSHKLGRIDHIRIGGQNGADLDTLAECKKILEQVYVELEPGDGIFFHCNVLHSSDQNHSDRKRWVIIPCYNRMDNDPYIDHHHARATKLVKVEDSDLLACDVFDDVTGKWFMDPSIDKTIVAEKVNKDVTSLVENPPEYKI from the exons ATGAAAACAGCTTTTGATAAAGATGGTTTTGTATTGGTAAG AGGTTTATTCACTGTTCCCGAAATTGACAAGTTAGAAAAATGTCTCAAACTTGGGCATGTAACGAAGCATGCGTTCGATTTACCAGATGGTGAGAAAATGAATTCCCGCATGGTTATCTTTAATCACCCAGGAGTTGACTATACGGGTTTAATCGGTCGCTGCAGAAGAATTGTTGACACCActgaaaaa CTCTTAGGTGGTGAAGTATATCATTACCATACTAAAATCAACATGAAGCAGCCCGGGACTGGTGGGTCCTTTCAATGGCATCAGGATTATGG gtaCTGGTACAAGAATGGTATTCTGTTTCCTGACTTGCTGTCTGTGATGGTTGCCATACATAAGTGTGACCGTGGGAACGGCTGCTTAAAG GTGTTGAGAGGATCTCATAAATTGGGACGAATCGACCACATTCGTATTGGAGGACAAAATGGGGCAGATTTAGACACACTGGCAGAG TGCAAGAAGATATTGGAACAAGTTTATGTTGAATTAGAGCCAGGAGATGGAATTTTCTTTCATTGCAATGTTTTACATTCAAG tgACCAAAACCACTCCGATAGAAAACGTTGGGTAATTATACCATGCTACAATAGAATGGACAACGACCCGTATATTGACCATCATCATGCAAGAGCTACTAAACTTGTGAAG GTCGAAGACTCAGACCTTCTCGCTTGTGACGTATTCGATGACGTAACAGGCAAATGGTTCATGGATCCTAGTATTGATAAAACGATCGTCGCCGAAAAAGTTAACAAAGACGTGACTTCACTTGTAGAAAACCCGCccgaatataaaatataa
- the LOC100182885 gene encoding uncharacterized protein LOC100182885 isoform X1, whose protein sequence is MAKRELGPVPEFRYKPGEELVVTDEMKTAFDKDGFVLVRGLFTVPEIDKLEKCLKLGHVTKHAFDLPDGEKMNSRMVIFNHPGVDYTGLIGRCRRIVDTTEKLLGGEVYHYHTKINMKQPGTGGSFQWHQDYGYWYKNGILFPDLLSVMVAIHKCDRGNGCLKVLRGSHKLGRIDHIRIGGQNGADLDTLAECKKILEQVYVELEPGDGIFFHCNVLHSSDQNHSDRKRWVIIPCYNRMDNDPYIDHHHARATKLVKVEDSDLLACDVFDDVTGKWFMDPSIDKTIVAEKVNKDVTSLVENPPEYKI, encoded by the exons ATGGCTAAAAGAGAATTAG GACCGGTACCAGAGTTCCGGTATAAACCTGGTGAAGAACTGGTCGTCACTGATGAAATGAAAACAGCTTTTGATAAAGATGGTTTTGTATTGGTAAG AGGTTTATTCACTGTTCCCGAAATTGACAAGTTAGAAAAATGTCTCAAACTTGGGCATGTAACGAAGCATGCGTTCGATTTACCAGATGGTGAGAAAATGAATTCCCGCATGGTTATCTTTAATCACCCAGGAGTTGACTATACGGGTTTAATCGGTCGCTGCAGAAGAATTGTTGACACCActgaaaaa CTCTTAGGTGGTGAAGTATATCATTACCATACTAAAATCAACATGAAGCAGCCCGGGACTGGTGGGTCCTTTCAATGGCATCAGGATTATGG gtaCTGGTACAAGAATGGTATTCTGTTTCCTGACTTGCTGTCTGTGATGGTTGCCATACATAAGTGTGACCGTGGGAACGGCTGCTTAAAG GTGTTGAGAGGATCTCATAAATTGGGACGAATCGACCACATTCGTATTGGAGGACAAAATGGGGCAGATTTAGACACACTGGCAGAG TGCAAGAAGATATTGGAACAAGTTTATGTTGAATTAGAGCCAGGAGATGGAATTTTCTTTCATTGCAATGTTTTACATTCAAG tgACCAAAACCACTCCGATAGAAAACGTTGGGTAATTATACCATGCTACAATAGAATGGACAACGACCCGTATATTGACCATCATCATGCAAGAGCTACTAAACTTGTGAAG GTCGAAGACTCAGACCTTCTCGCTTGTGACGTATTCGATGACGTAACAGGCAAATGGTTCATGGATCCTAGTATTGATAAAACGATCGTCGCCGAAAAAGTTAACAAAGACGTGACTTCACTTGTAGAAAACCCGCccgaatataaaatataa